The region TGGCCCACGCCCGCGCCCTCTCCCAAATGGGGCACCCCGCGGGGGACGAGACCCTCGCTCTCACGCGGGTGTATCTCGCGGTTCGTTTCGGTGGTGAGCTCCTGGACGACGAAAAGCGCCGGGACTTCACCCGCCGCGCGCGGGCCCTACGTCAGCTGCGACCCAACGTCGATCGTGCCGCTTGATGTTGGTGCGGCGCGATACGCGTCGCGCAGCGGCGCGGCGACGCGACGGCTGAGCGCGGCGCGATGCCCGTCGCGCAGCGGCGGCTGAGCACGGCGCGATACCCGTCGCGCAGCGCCGCTGCGGCCTTCAAGCGTCGCGGCGGCTGAGCACGACGCGAGCACCGCTCGCCTTGGACGACCGGGTCACGCCCACGAGAGCGCCCTCCGTCGGGCGCGCCCGGAGCGCATCGAACTCGAGGTTCGGCTGGCCGCGCTCGACCCACGCGATCAACACCGGGGCGTCGTCCACCTCGGCTTCCGGCCCGACCTGGACGACCTTCACGGCGATGCCCTTTTCCAGCTCTTCCGACGTGATGGCGCGTTGCACCGAGCCCAACGGCCGCGCGCGGAGAGCGGGCATGCCCGCGGCATCCACGCTGCCAGACGCATAGGACTGGACCACGAGGCGGTAGTCACCGGCTTCCGCGGGGTCCATGTCGGGCTTGCCGTCCGATGAGATCTCCGCCTGGACGTAGTCATATTGACCCACACCCAGCGTGGTGGCGGCGAGCAGTGCCATCCACGACGCACCACCAGCGGCGGCCACGACACGGCTGCGAGCTGACTTCTTGCGAGGGGAGGGCATCTGGGAAAACCTGCGAGGGTTGGTGGAGAGAACCTAAGCAGGAAGCGTGCCACGGCAAGGGGCCACCCCCGGTCAGCGCGATTTCCGGAGATTTGGACCCCGCAATCGGACGTCTGGGCAGGGTTCCACGTGGCGAAACGCCCACACCCCGGCGGCGCTTCGCCACCCACCTGGGCCAAACTGACACCAGAAGCGGGGGACCGCGTCAAAGCCCTGACATCCGTGCCACATCGTGCGCTGACGCACGGCTGCGCGTCCCGGGGCGCCGCGCTATCCCTTTTTACGAATTCTGCACAGGTATTCGGCGTAATTCCAAACACTTACGCACCGCGCGAATTATGCGAACTTGATCGGTATCAAGTCGCAGCAATTGCGCGAGCCCAGGCCAGGGCCTTCGAACACGTGGACGCCGCTTTCACCTGGCTGCCCTGACGGTGATAGGGCCCCGCCACCAGCGCGAGGTCCTTGCCGCGGCGAACCACGGCGAACGGGCCGGCTTCCTTGCGCTCACGGCAGACGCCATTCTGACGGAGCTTCTTCTCCGCCTGTGCCCGACTGACAAACGGAGAGCGCGGATCCTGCTCCGTCGTCTTCAGCACCCCCCGCGCCATCGCGACCAGCCCTTCCTTGGCGCTCGCCTCGTCGTCGTAGCGGAGGTGCCAGGCCATGGCCACGTTGCCACCTTCACGAAACACCGCCACGCGATCGCCGCCCCAGCCCGTGGCAGCGGTCTCAGCGGTTCGCCGCGGCATCCACTCCTCGAACAGGAGCCGCACCGACTCCTCCCCCTGGATGTCGCGATAGATGACCTGTTTGGGGCCGCCGGCGGGAGCCGGCGGCACCTTCACGTCCACGCCGGCCTCGTGCGCCAGGTACTTCTTCGGGTGCAGCAGCTGTTCCGTGGTGGTCGGCGGCGACTGCCAGATGCGATCCACCTCCGCCCAGCCCCCGCGACGCCGACCCCAGTGCACGAAGCGCACGCCGTCCACGTAGGGAGCGATCACCGAGCGCTTGATGAGGCCGGGAACACTGGCGCTGCCCGGCGCGACGGCCATGCTGCCGCGGGTCTCCATGCCGATCATGTCTTCGGGAAGATCCAGGGCCGTGCGGCCTTGCACCGCGAGCATCTCGTCGAGCATCGCGCTCGTCGCGTCCCCCTCCGCCAGCGCGTGAACGGCGCTCTGCTCGTCCGTCGCGTCCTCCCGGAACTTGATGCGCTTGCCCAAGTCGTAGTGCTGATCTTGCAACGCGTGCACCAGCTCGTGAGCGAGGGTCGCGTGGGCTTCCATGCCCACCAGATCCTCCGCCAGGTACATGGTCTTGTCCTTGGGCTCGTAGAAGCCCGCGAGCTCGCTGCCCATCAGCACCAGGATGCTGGCCTCGTAGTCGAAGTCCGCCGGGACCACGCCGATGGAGAACAGCAGCTCGTTCTGCGCGTCCATCACGTCCTTCGGGATCTCCGAGTGGATCTGGTCACGCACGTGGGCGACCATTTCGTCGCGGGAAATGGTCTTGCCCTTCACCGGTCCTTTCGCCGGGAGCTCGCGACGTAGGGCGACGTCCGCGAGCGCCCGGGCGACGACCTCGTCCGCGGAGCGTGGTTCCGCGCCGGGAGAAACCAAATGATCCGACGAATTCTTGGTCGTGGACTTCGGTGGCTCGGCGGGCACCGTTTCGATGGCGGGGGGCGTCTTGGCGGCGCCGCAGGAGAGCGTGCAGAGGGCGAGGGCGGCGAGGGCGCGGCGCATCTCAGCGGGCCCCGGCCGCAGCGCGAATGTCGTGAATGGCGCGCGCGCGGTCCTTGGTGTTGAAGACCGCGGAGCCCGCCACCAGCACCCGCGCCCCGGCATCCACGACTTGGCGGGCGGTTTCCGGACTGACGCCCCCATCGACCTCGAGGTCCACGTCGAGGCCGGCGCGCTCGATCATGCTTCGAAGCGCTTCGATCTTGGGCAGCACCGCGGGCAAGAAGCTCTGACCCCCGAAGCCTGGGTTCACGCTCATGACCAGCACCAGATCGAGGTCTTCCAGGACGTACTGCACGTGGCTCTCGGGGGTGTGGGGATTGAGCACCACGCCGGCGCGTTTGCCCAAAGCCCTAATGGCGGACAGCGTGCGCTGCAGGTGGACGCTGGCTTCCACGTGGACGCTGATGACGTCCGCGCCGGCCTCGGCGAAAGCCTCGATGTACTTCTCGGGCTCGACGATCATCAGGTGCACGTCCAGGGGGAGCTTCGTGGCTCGCCGCACGGCCTTCACCACCACGGGACCGAGGGTGATGTTGGGCACGAAGCGGCCGTCCATCACGTCGACGTGGATCCAGTCGGCGCCGCCGCGTTCCACGTCCTGCACCTCCTCCGCCAGGCGCCCCAGATCCGCGCTCAAAATAGACGGTGCAATGCGCACGCTGCTCGGCATGCCCATTCGATACACCGTGGTTGCCCACGGGGCCAGCCGCCGCCCATCACGGTGCGCAAACTTCGCGGGCGACATTCGGAGCGACCGGGTTATGCTGGCTCGGTGGCACCAAGCCACGCCGGGGACGAAAGCGATGATCACGCGGCCGCTGGGTAAGCAGGACTACGACCACATCGTCCAAGTCATCGACCGCTGGTGGGGCGGTCCGACGAGTGCGCTGGCCCACCCCATCTTCTTTTACGAGCTCGGCTCCTTGGCTCGCGTGGTGGAGCACGATGGCATTTTGGTGGGGTTCCTGTTCGGCTTCATCGCGCCCGGACCGCCCAAGACCGGCTACGTCCACCTGGTGGGGATCCACCCGGACTATCGCCGCCGCGGCGTGGGCAAGGTGCTGTATCAGAGCTTCGAAGAGGACTGCCGCGCGCAGGGCTGCACCCGCCTCAAGGCCATCACCACGACCGGCAACGAGGGATCCATCGCGTTTCATCGCGCCACGGGCTGGGCCGTGACGGTGGTGGAGGACTACGCCGGACCCGCTCGCCCCCGCGTGGTGTTCAACAAGAACCTCTGATGACGGAGGGCGGGACCGAGTCGAACGCCGCCCGCCAAGCACGGCGGATCCTGTCCGAAGCCCTGCTCGTGCTGCAGCGGGTTCGGGAGCCGGACGACGACATCGAGCTCGCCGTGGAGGCCACGGCCAACGCCAGCAGCTCGCTCTACGAGCTCGAGCGCGGGAGCGGGGACGCCTACGGCGAGCTGCGCAGCGCCATCCGACAGCTGGGCAAGGTGCTGGCGGCGCTGCAGACCTACGCCAGTACGGATCCGGAGATCGAGACGGCGCTGGAAGCCGTGGCCCGCACCCTGGCGCTCTTGTATCCCATCGCCCGAGGAGCGCAGCGGCAGCGCCGCGACGTGGTCATCGACGCGCCCGCGAGCAGCGACGTGTTCGCGTCACTTCCACCGGCGCCGCCGCGCCGCGAGC is a window of Polyangiaceae bacterium DNA encoding:
- a CDS encoding ribulose-phosphate 3-epimerase, translating into MPSSVRIAPSILSADLGRLAEEVQDVERGGADWIHVDVMDGRFVPNITLGPVVVKAVRRATKLPLDVHLMIVEPEKYIEAFAEAGADVISVHVEASVHLQRTLSAIRALGKRAGVVLNPHTPESHVQYVLEDLDLVLVMSVNPGFGGQSFLPAVLPKIEALRSMIERAGLDVDLEVDGGVSPETARQVVDAGARVLVAGSAVFNTKDRARAIHDIRAAAGAR
- a CDS encoding GNAT family N-acetyltransferase, yielding MITRPLGKQDYDHIVQVIDRWWGGPTSALAHPIFFYELGSLARVVEHDGILVGFLFGFIAPGPPKTGYVHLVGIHPDYRRRGVGKVLYQSFEEDCRAQGCTRLKAITTTGNEGSIAFHRATGWAVTVVEDYAGPARPRVVFNKNL
- a CDS encoding TIGR02266 family protein produces the protein MTEGGTESNAARQARRILSEALLVLQRVREPDDDIELAVEATANASSSLYELERGSGDAYGELRSAIRQLGKVLAALQTYASTDPEIETALEAVARTLALLYPIARGAQRQRRDVVIDAPASSDVFASLPPAPPRREPARATDPYTGPNKRHSGERVRVEADLGLLSDSNFYTGLSQDISAGGLFVATYQPRPPGTRVTLFFVLPGGHTIHADGVVRWTTEGSGDVSPGMGIAFEGLAPGDLDAIEEFCSLRSPMYHHSADD